The Aspergillus luchuensis IFO 4308 DNA, chromosome 7, nearly complete sequence genome has a segment encoding these proteins:
- a CDS encoding putative membrane protein (COG:S;~EggNog:ENOG410PWMW;~InterPro:IPR007482;~PFAM:PF04387;~TransMembrane:6 (i12-33o45-62i69-90o102-121i133-154o166-185i)) encodes MPSLRTTYLVTYNTINALLWLYIFSSIILSPFQSPQTTYATLEPWTRWTQTIAILEILHAALGLTRSPIFTTFTQIFARSVQVWAINYAYPETTSPSLAYKYMLLAWSFADAIRYSYFAVLSAGAPVPGLLRWLRYSLFLILYPIGIGSEWWLMFQALRVTNSIPVQALFVFFLFLYGPGSPMMYSYMVKQRGKTLAGGEERKEKK; translated from the exons ATGCCCTCCCTCAGAACAACCTACCTAGTAACctacaacaccatcaacgccCTCCTCTGGCTctacatcttctcctccatcatcctctcccccttccaATCCCCCCAGACAACCTACGCTACCCTCGAACCCTGGACAAGATGGACCCAAACCATCGCCATTCTTGAAATCCTACATGCTGCATTAG GCCTAACCCGCTCCCCCATCTTCACAACCTTCACCCAAATCTTCGCCCGCAGCGTCCAAGTCTGGGCCATCAACTACGCCTACCCAGAGACGACCAGCCCCTCACTAGCATACAAGTACATGCTACTAGCATGGTCATTCGCAGATGCAATCCGGTATTCTTATTTCGCGGTCCTAAGTGCCGGTGCGCCTGTGCCGGGATTGTTGAGGTGGTTGAG ATACTCCCTCTTCCTGATCCTCTACCCCATTGGCATCGGAAGCGAATGGTGGCTCATGTTCCAGGCGCTGCGCGTTACGAATAGCATCCCTGTTCAGGCGTTGTtcgttttctttctgtttctttaTGGTCCTG GTTCGCCCATGATGTATTCGTACATGGTCAAGCAGAGAGGGAAGACTTTGGCTGGgggtgaggagaggaaggagaagaagtga